In Staphylococcus lloydii, the following proteins share a genomic window:
- a CDS encoding sensor histidine kinase codes for MLNLFILLLERVGLIILIAYILMNINHFKTMMNERDKRRSQWQLIIIFGCFSMISNFTGIQIRGDEIINGTVYNHLGPDASLANTRVLTIGVSGLIGGPFVAMAVALISGIYRVYIGGADAYIYLISSIIIAIVSGYFGHKAMRANRYPTIVKGALIGGTTEIIQMLCILAFSNNTEHAWTLVKLIAIPMISINSIGTAIFLSIILSTIKQEEKTRAIQTHDVLQLANQTLPYFRSGLNEQSAKKAAEIILDLMRVSAVAITNRKDILTHVGVASDHHVAQKAIITNLSKRAIQSGTLKEAYSSEDIGCNHPGCPLEAAIVVPLRVKNDVVGTLKLYFTNKYDVNFSDKQLATGLAEIFSSQLELGQAEAQSALIRDAEIKSLQAQVNPHFFFNAINTISALVRIDSEKARGLLLQLSQFFRSNLQGARNNTISLEKELQQVESYLSLEQARYPDRFNVSFDIDETCYGALVPPFAIQILVENAIKHAFKNRKYNNEIIVKAHKAQTGLVISVTDNGHGIPTEKLDKIGKTSVYSESGTGSALENLNHRLEGLFGYDASLQIQSNQHGTTVSCTIPYHNIEEE; via the coding sequence ATGTTAAATTTATTTATACTTCTACTTGAACGCGTAGGCTTAATCATACTGATTGCCTATATTTTAATGAACATTAATCATTTTAAAACAATGATGAACGAGCGTGACAAGCGACGTTCACAATGGCAATTAATTATTATTTTTGGTTGTTTTTCTATGATTTCAAACTTCACAGGTATACAAATACGTGGTGATGAAATTATTAATGGCACGGTTTATAACCATCTTGGTCCTGATGCATCTTTAGCCAATACACGTGTATTGACTATCGGTGTTTCTGGGCTTATCGGTGGGCCGTTTGTAGCAATGGCGGTTGCTTTAATTTCAGGTATCTATCGTGTTTACATTGGTGGGGCAGACGCATATATCTATTTAATTTCTTCTATTATAATAGCGATTGTTTCTGGTTACTTTGGTCATAAGGCCATGCGTGCTAACCGTTATCCTACGATTGTAAAAGGTGCTTTAATTGGAGGCACTACTGAAATTATTCAAATGCTGTGTATTCTCGCTTTTTCAAATAATACGGAACATGCTTGGACATTAGTTAAACTCATAGCTATTCCAATGATTTCTATCAATTCTATCGGCACTGCCATATTCTTATCTATTATTTTATCTACAATTAAACAAGAAGAAAAAACACGAGCGATACAAACGCATGATGTATTACAACTTGCTAATCAAACGTTGCCTTATTTCCGTTCTGGTTTGAATGAGCAATCAGCGAAAAAAGCTGCTGAGATTATTCTTGATTTAATGCGTGTGTCTGCAGTTGCTATTACTAATCGTAAAGATATTTTGACCCATGTAGGCGTAGCAAGCGACCATCATGTGGCTCAAAAAGCCATTATTACTAATTTATCTAAACGCGCCATTCAATCTGGCACTTTAAAAGAAGCATATTCTAGCGAAGACATCGGTTGTAATCATCCAGGTTGTCCTTTAGAAGCGGCTATTGTTGTACCTTTACGGGTGAAAAATGATGTAGTAGGCACTTTGAAATTATATTTTACAAACAAATATGATGTGAACTTTTCAGACAAACAGTTAGCAACGGGACTTGCAGAAATCTTTTCCAGTCAACTTGAATTAGGCCAAGCGGAAGCGCAAAGTGCATTAATTCGAGATGCCGAGATTAAATCACTACAAGCACAAGTTAATCCGCATTTCTTCTTTAACGCAATTAATACTATTTCAGCATTAGTACGCATTGATAGTGAAAAAGCACGTGGATTACTTTTACAATTGAGTCAATTTTTCCGATCAAATCTGCAAGGCGCGCGCAACAACACCATTTCTTTAGAAAAGGAACTGCAACAAGTTGAGTCTTATCTATCTTTAGAGCAGGCACGCTATCCAGACCGTTTTAATGTATCTTTTGATATTGATGAAACTTGTTATGGTGCTCTTGTACCACCTTTTGCTATACAAATACTTGTTGAGAATGCCATCAAACATGCTTTTAAAAACAGAAAATATAATAACGAAATTATTGTTAAAGCACACAAAGCTCAAACTGGCTTAGTTATTTCTGTAACTGACAATGGCCACGGCATTCCTACTGAAAAACTTGATAAAATTGGCAAAACCAGTGTTTATTCGGAATCTGGTACTGGTAGCGCACTCGAAAACTTAAATCACAGATTAGAAGGATTGTTTGGTTATGATGCAAGTCTTCAAATTCAATCTAATCAACACGGTACAACTGTGAGTTGCACAATTCCGTATCATAATATAGAGGAGGAATAA
- the lrgA gene encoding antiholin-like murein hydrolase modulator LrgA: protein MEAENKQHKTESKSSKTYNFFHQALVIAIVMFISNIIESFMPVPMPASVIGLVLLFIALCTGIVKLGEVEKVGTTLTNNIGFLFVPAGVSVINSLGVLSTSPILIILLIIISTLLLLLCTGFLSQMIITKSFIPKKSKHKKLAEDKL, encoded by the coding sequence ATGGAAGCAGAAAATAAACAACATAAAACAGAAAGTAAAAGTTCTAAAACTTATAACTTTTTCCATCAAGCGCTTGTTATAGCTATCGTTATGTTTATTTCAAATATTATCGAAAGTTTTATGCCAGTACCAATGCCAGCTTCAGTAATTGGACTCGTCCTATTATTCATCGCTTTATGCACTGGTATTGTTAAACTAGGTGAAGTTGAAAAGGTCGGTACAACATTAACTAATAATATTGGTTTCTTATTCGTACCCGCAGGTGTCTCGGTCATTAATTCATTAGGGGTGTTAAGCACTAGCCCAATCCTAATTATATTATTAATTATCATTTCAACATTGCTCTTGTTGTTATGTACAGGATTTTTATCTCAGATGATTATTACGAAATCATTTATTCCGAAAAAATCAAAACATAAAAAATTGGCGGAGGATAAATTATGA
- the lrgB gene encoding antiholin-like protein LrgB, translating into MIEHLAINTPYFGILLSLIPFIIATFLFKKTNGFFLFTPLFVSMVVGIAFLKLTGIDYANYKIGGDIINFFLEPATICFAIPLYKRRDVLKKYWKQIIGGIALGTTAALVCIYLIAEAFQFSNGIIASMLPQGATTAIALPVSADIGGIKELTSLAVILNGVIIYALGSKLIKLFNITNPIARGLALGTSGHSLGVSSAQEFGETEASMASISLVIVGVIVVVVAPILATVLL; encoded by the coding sequence ATGATTGAACATTTAGCGATCAACACACCTTATTTTGGTATTCTTCTATCTTTAATACCTTTTATTATTGCAACGTTTTTATTTAAAAAAACAAATGGCTTTTTCTTATTCACACCATTATTCGTCAGTATGGTGGTCGGCATCGCCTTTTTAAAATTAACAGGTATTGACTATGCAAATTATAAAATTGGTGGAGATATCATCAATTTCTTCTTAGAACCAGCAACAATATGTTTCGCTATACCATTGTATAAACGTCGCGATGTCTTAAAAAAATATTGGAAACAAATAATAGGTGGCATTGCCTTAGGTACAACTGCTGCACTTGTTTGTATTTACCTTATTGCAGAAGCATTCCAATTTTCTAATGGCATCATAGCGTCTATGTTACCTCAAGGTGCAACAACGGCCATCGCATTACCCGTATCAGCAGATATAGGTGGTATCAAAGAATTAACATCACTAGCGGTTATTCTAAATGGTGTTATTATATATGCATTAGGATCTAAATTGATTAAATTATTTAATATAACAAACCCAATTGCACGTGGTTTAGCACTTGGAACGAGTGGCCATTCATTAGGTGTTTCATCTGCACAGGAATTTGGTGAAACAGAAGCCTCTATGGCATCAATTTCACTAGTCATTGTTGGTGTTATTGTTGTCGTCGTTGCGCCAATATTAGCTACAGTTTTATTATAA
- the bla gene encoding BlaZ-like penicillin-hydrolyzing class A beta-lactamase — protein sequence MKKLLFLIALALLLSACSTKKSTNDEIKKIEKKHNANLGMYALNTKNGKALSFNKDKRFAYASTFKTISSAMLLKKTPHNKLDKKIHITKDDIVPYSPVLEKYIGKDITLHKLIEANMLYSDNTANNKIIDELGGYKKVKNRLKNLGDTTTHPSRKEPNLNLYAPKDKRDTSTPLAYGKTLNKLITDGKLSKTNKDFLLDLMLKNKSGDTLIKDGAPSNFKVKDKSGQALTYGSRNDVAFVYPKGQDKPIILVIFTNKDKKDAKPNDKTVSEVAKVVLKNISK from the coding sequence TTGAAAAAATTATTATTTTTAATCGCGTTAGCATTGTTATTAAGTGCTTGTAGTACTAAAAAATCAACTAACGATGAAATTAAGAAAATCGAGAAAAAACATAACGCTAACCTAGGTATGTACGCACTTAACACTAAAAATGGTAAAGCATTGTCATTTAATAAAGATAAACGCTTTGCTTATGCTTCCACATTTAAAACTATAAGTAGTGCTATGCTACTTAAAAAAACACCTCACAACAAGTTAGATAAAAAAATTCACATCACTAAAGACGATATTGTTCCATATTCACCAGTGTTAGAAAAATATATTGGAAAAGACATAACATTACATAAGCTTATAGAAGCGAACATGCTATATAGCGATAACACAGCTAATAATAAAATTATTGACGAGTTGGGCGGCTATAAAAAAGTAAAAAATAGATTGAAAAATCTAGGTGATACAACAACACATCCATCAAGAAAAGAACCAAACTTAAATTTATATGCACCAAAAGATAAACGAGATACAAGCACGCCATTAGCCTATGGTAAAACTTTGAATAAACTTATTACCGATGGCAAACTTAGCAAAACGAACAAGGATTTCTTACTTGATTTAATGTTGAAAAATAAAAGTGGTGATACATTAATAAAAGATGGCGCGCCTTCAAACTTTAAAGTTAAAGATAAAAGTGGTCAAGCACTAACATACGGTTCAAGAAATGATGTTGCCTTTGTTTATCCAAAAGGACAAGATAAACCTATCATTTTAGTTATATTTACAAATAAAGATAAGAAAGATGCTAAACCTAACGATAAAACAGTAAGTGAAGTAGCTAAAGTTGTTTTAAAAAATATTAGTAAATAA
- the alsS gene encoding acetolactate synthase AlsS, producing the protein MADKQYTAADMVIDTLKNNGVDYVFGIPGAKIDYLFNALEDDGPELIVTRHEQNAAMMAQGIGRLTGKPGVALVTSGPGVSNLTTGLLTATSEGDPVLALGGQVKRNDLLRLTHQSIDNAALLKSSTKYSEEVQDPESLSEVMTNAMRTATSGKNGASFISIPQDVISSPVESQAISLCQRPNLGVPSEQDVNEVIEAIKNAQFPVLLAGMRSSSADETKAIRKLVEKTNLPVVETFQGAGVISRELESHFFGRVGLFRNQVGDELLRKSDLVVTIGYDPIEYEASNWNKELDTKIINVDEVQAEITNHMQPAKELIGNIAGTIELISEKVNEPFITQEHLDELETLREHIIETTGIKATHEDGVLHPLEIIESMQKVLTDDTTVTVDVGSHYIWMARKFRSYNPRHLLFSNGMQTLGVALPWAISAALVRPNTQVVSVAGDGGFLFSAQDLETAVRKNLNIIQLIWNDGKYNMVEFQEEMKYERSAGVDFGSVDYVKYAESFGAKGLRVTNQEELEAAIKEGYETEGPVLIDIPVNYKDNVKLSTNMLPDAFN; encoded by the coding sequence ATGGCTGACAAACAATATACTGCAGCAGATATGGTAATTGATACTTTAAAAAATAATGGGGTGGACTACGTATTTGGTATCCCTGGTGCTAAAATAGACTATTTATTTAATGCACTTGAAGATGACGGTCCAGAATTAATCGTCACTAGACATGAACAAAACGCAGCAATGATGGCACAAGGTATTGGTCGTTTAACAGGTAAACCAGGTGTTGCCTTAGTTACAAGTGGCCCAGGGGTAAGTAATTTAACTACTGGACTTTTAACAGCAACTTCAGAGGGAGATCCTGTATTAGCGTTAGGTGGACAAGTTAAACGTAACGATTTACTACGTCTAACTCACCAAAGTATTGATAATGCTGCATTATTAAAATCTTCAACAAAATATAGTGAAGAAGTTCAAGATCCGGAGTCATTGTCTGAAGTTATGACTAATGCGATGAGAACAGCAACTTCAGGTAAAAATGGTGCAAGCTTTATCAGCATTCCACAAGATGTTATATCTTCACCTGTTGAGTCACAAGCAATTTCACTTTGCCAAAGACCTAATTTAGGTGTACCAAGCGAACAAGATGTAAATGAAGTGATTGAAGCGATTAAAAATGCACAATTCCCAGTATTATTAGCTGGTATGAGAAGTTCAAGCGCAGATGAAACGAAAGCAATTCGTAAATTAGTTGAAAAAACAAACTTACCTGTAGTGGAAACATTCCAAGGTGCGGGCGTTATTAGTCGTGAACTAGAAAGTCATTTCTTTGGTCGTGTCGGTCTATTCCGTAACCAAGTAGGTGACGAATTACTAAGAAAAAGTGATTTAGTTGTAACGATTGGTTATGATCCAATTGAATACGAAGCGAGCAATTGGAACAAAGAATTAGATACAAAAATTATTAATGTTGATGAAGTTCAAGCTGAAATAACAAATCATATGCAACCAGCAAAAGAATTAATCGGAAATATTGCTGGTACAATTGAACTTATTTCTGAAAAAGTTAACGAACCATTTATCACTCAAGAACATTTAGATGAATTAGAAACATTAAGAGAACATATAATAGAAACTACTGGTATTAAAGCAACGCATGAAGATGGCGTATTGCATCCACTAGAAATTATTGAATCAATGCAAAAAGTATTAACAGATGACACAACTGTCACTGTAGACGTAGGTAGTCATTATATTTGGATGGCGCGCAAATTTAGAAGTTATAATCCAAGACACTTACTATTCAGTAATGGTATGCAAACATTGGGTGTGGCATTACCATGGGCCATTTCAGCTGCGTTAGTACGTCCGAACACACAAGTTGTGTCAGTAGCAGGTGATGGAGGTTTCCTATTTTCTGCACAAGATCTAGAAACAGCAGTGCGCAAAAACTTAAATATCATCCAATTGATTTGGAATGATGGTAAATATAACATGGTTGAATTCCAAGAAGAAATGAAATATGAACGTAGTGCTGGTGTGGACTTTGGTTCAGTAGACTATGTTAAATATGCTGAATCATTCGGTGCTAAAGGACTACGTGTTACAAACCAAGAAGAATTAGAAGCGGCGATTAAAGAGGGATATGAAACTGAAGGACCAGTATTGATTGATATCCCAGTTAATTACAAAGATAACGTTAAACTTTCTACAAATATGTTACCTGATGCATTTAACTAA
- a CDS encoding L-lactate permease, whose product MLVESFNPFNNLLLSSIVAAIPIIVFLLCLTVFKMKGIYAAITTLVVTIIVAMAFFKLPGSIAGGATLEGFYQGIIPIGFIVIMAVWLYKIATETGQFGIVQDSIASVSRDQRIQLLLIGFVFNGFLEGAAGFGVPIAICAVLLTQLGFKPLQAAMYCLVANAAAGAYGAVGIPIAIVDTLNLSGDVTSSQVALIGNLTLGFISFVVPFLLMYIMDGFKGVKETFPATLVVAVTFTVLQVLIAAFAGPELADIIPGLAAMIALALFSRKWQPKNIFRFNKDEKADTTPKHSIGSITYAWSPFIILTIVVMIWSLPAFKGLFEKGGALSALVVNFDVPGTMNNVTHQPNELTFNFFAQTGTAILITALITIILAKNISFKTAGRLLGLTVKELWISVITICFILAVSKITTYGGLSNAMGQGISKTGAVFPLLSPLLGWIGVFMTGSVVNNNSLFAPIQASVAEQLGTKGSLLVAANVAGGVTAKIVSPQSIAIATAAVNKVGKESELMKMAMRFSIGLLILVCIWTFICSLFIS is encoded by the coding sequence ATGTTAGTTGAAAGCTTTAACCCATTTAATAATTTGTTACTTTCTAGTATTGTAGCCGCAATTCCAATCATAGTATTTTTATTATGTTTGACTGTATTTAAAATGAAAGGTATATATGCCGCAATTACTACATTAGTTGTCACAATTATTGTTGCGATGGCATTTTTCAAATTACCAGGAAGCATTGCAGGTGGTGCGACTTTAGAAGGCTTCTATCAAGGCATCATACCGATTGGCTTTATTGTAATCATGGCGGTTTGGTTATATAAAATCGCTACAGAGACTGGTCAATTTGGTATTGTCCAAGACAGTATTGCAAGTGTGTCACGAGACCAACGTATTCAATTATTATTGATTGGTTTTGTCTTTAATGGATTTTTAGAAGGTGCTGCAGGATTTGGTGTACCTATTGCCATTTGTGCGGTTCTATTAACACAATTAGGTTTCAAACCATTGCAAGCTGCAATGTATTGTTTAGTCGCTAATGCAGCAGCAGGTGCATATGGCGCGGTAGGTATACCCATCGCCATTGTAGACACATTGAATTTATCAGGTGATGTAACATCATCTCAAGTAGCATTAATTGGTAACTTAACGTTAGGATTTATTAGTTTTGTTGTACCATTTTTATTAATGTACATCATGGATGGCTTTAAAGGTGTGAAAGAAACATTCCCGGCTACTTTAGTTGTGGCAGTTACTTTCACAGTTTTACAAGTGCTTATTGCTGCTTTTGCTGGCCCAGAATTAGCCGATATTATCCCGGGTCTGGCAGCCATGATTGCATTAGCATTATTCTCTAGAAAATGGCAACCTAAAAATATTTTCAGATTTAATAAAGATGAAAAAGCTGATACTACGCCTAAACATTCTATTGGAAGCATCACTTATGCATGGAGTCCGTTTATCATTTTAACTATTGTAGTAATGATTTGGAGCTTACCAGCATTTAAAGGGTTATTTGAAAAAGGTGGTGCCTTAAGTGCGCTCGTTGTGAACTTTGATGTGCCGGGTACGATGAACAACGTTACGCATCAACCGAACGAACTAACATTTAATTTCTTTGCGCAAACAGGAACAGCCATTTTAATTACAGCATTGATTACGATTATCCTTGCGAAAAACATAAGTTTTAAAACGGCTGGTCGTTTACTAGGCCTTACGGTTAAAGAACTATGGATTTCAGTGATAACAATTTGCTTTATTTTAGCAGTGTCAAAAATCACAACATATGGTGGACTTAGTAACGCAATGGGACAAGGCATATCTAAAACTGGTGCTGTATTCCCATTATTATCTCCGTTACTAGGCTGGATTGGTGTATTTATGACGGGATCAGTCGTAAATAATAATTCACTGTTTGCACCTATTCAAGCATCTGTTGCCGAACAACTTGGCACAAAAGGATCATTACTTGTGGCAGCAAACGTTGCTGGTGGTGTCACAGCGAAGATTGTATCACCACAATCTATAGCAATCGCTACAGCAGCTGTAAATAAAGTAGGTAAAGAATCGGAATTGATGAAAATGGCGATGCGTTTCAGTATTGGATTATTGATTTTAGTATGTATTTGGACATTTATTTGTAGTTTATTCATCTCATAA
- a CDS encoding MFS transporter — protein sequence MENSGMDTERIWTKNFTMNFIVNFLVNLNMYLLIVLIAGYAQSQFNASDSSAGLVAGLFIVGSLIGRFVMGKYINSLGPRKVLLIGTVLFTVTSIFYFVESSLLFLIIVRIVNGFSFGVCTTSTGSIAGYITPETKKGEGISFFSLSMVLGAAIGPFLGLLLMQQYSIEVIFGLNFVLSFISLILAIILKVPFETIARTAEDKGFKVSDFIAKEAVPIAIIVFIAGLSYSSILNYIKDFALERDLIVASSYFFIVYAIVSIFSRPVCGRLMDARNENVVIYTSIIFQAICFLVIAFSHSSWMLLIGGALLGLGYGNITSTSQSVSVKVVPKEKIARATSTFFIGLDLGLGFGPYILGLFTSNIGLGNMYIIMAILLIVTFFIYHFIHGRKVSLPKASH from the coding sequence ATGGAAAATAGTGGAATGGATACGGAACGGATTTGGACCAAAAATTTCACAATGAACTTTATAGTTAACTTTTTGGTTAATTTAAATATGTATTTACTTATAGTATTAATTGCCGGATATGCACAGTCTCAATTTAATGCATCGGATAGTTCGGCTGGTCTTGTAGCAGGTTTATTTATAGTAGGATCTCTTATCGGTAGATTTGTTATGGGAAAATATATCAATAGTTTAGGCCCTAGAAAGGTACTCTTAATTGGCACAGTGTTATTTACAGTTACGAGTATTTTTTATTTTGTAGAATCTTCTTTATTATTTTTAATCATTGTTAGAATCGTTAATGGATTTTCATTTGGCGTATGTACTACTTCAACTGGCTCAATAGCAGGATATATTACGCCAGAAACTAAAAAAGGTGAAGGCATTAGCTTTTTCAGTTTAAGTATGGTGCTTGGCGCAGCTATTGGTCCATTTTTAGGTTTATTATTAATGCAACAATATTCAATAGAAGTTATTTTTGGACTTAATTTTGTTTTAAGTTTTATTTCTTTAATTTTAGCAATCATCTTAAAAGTGCCATTCGAAACAATAGCTAGAACAGCAGAAGATAAAGGTTTTAAAGTTTCAGACTTTATCGCAAAAGAAGCTGTACCGATCGCAATTATCGTGTTTATAGCAGGTCTCTCTTACTCTTCTATTCTTAATTATATTAAAGATTTTGCACTAGAGAGAGATTTAATTGTAGCTTCTAGTTACTTTTTCATTGTGTATGCAATTGTTTCAATTTTTTCAAGACCCGTTTGCGGTAGATTAATGGACGCTAGAAATGAAAATGTAGTTATTTATACTAGCATTATATTTCAAGCTATCTGTTTCTTAGTCATTGCATTTTCACATTCATCTTGGATGTTATTAATTGGCGGTGCATTACTAGGTTTAGGCTACGGCAATATCACTTCAACTTCACAATCGGTATCTGTTAAAGTCGTACCGAAAGAAAAAATTGCCCGTGCCACTTCAACCTTCTTTATTGGTTTAGATTTAGGTTTGGGCTTTGGTCCTTATATATTAGGACTGTTTACTAGTAATATTGGTTTAGGAAATATGTACATTATAATGGCTATACTATTAATCGTTACTTTCTTTATTTATCATTTTATACATGGCAGAAAAGTAAGTTTACCTAAAGCGAGTCATTAG
- a CDS encoding hemolysin family protein codes for MGTLFSLITFILLLVLTAFFVATEFAIVKVRATRIDQLSKAGNNKAVAAKKVVNQLDEYLAACQLGITITALGIGMVGESTFEFMLHPLFSSVGVPDSWIYPFTIASAFVIATFLHVVVGEMAPKTIAIQKAEATTLLFAKPIIFFYRLMYPFIYILNGAARIILKMFRMKPAKESEVFHSEEELKQLIRDSHEGGEINESELHHINQAFKFDNLVAKDVMIEKPYVKTLDINTHFEEAIQKIKINAFTRYPVMKNNEIVGFIHSKSLFNVEQPTSLEDFVNPIVNIKVETPLKHILEQMKKKKIHIAAVYDASEFKGIITLENILEEIVGDIEDEYN; via the coding sequence TTGGGGACCTTATTTAGTCTTATTACTTTTATATTACTATTAGTCCTGACTGCATTTTTCGTAGCGACGGAATTTGCTATTGTCAAAGTTAGAGCAACTAGAATCGATCAATTGTCAAAAGCAGGAAATAATAAAGCTGTGGCGGCTAAGAAAGTGGTTAATCAATTAGATGAATATTTAGCGGCTTGTCAATTAGGTATTACTATCACAGCGTTAGGTATTGGTATGGTGGGTGAATCAACATTTGAATTTATGCTTCATCCATTATTCAGTAGTGTGGGTGTGCCTGATTCTTGGATATATCCATTTACTATTGCTAGTGCATTTGTAATTGCGACATTTTTACATGTAGTAGTTGGAGAAATGGCACCGAAGACAATCGCGATACAAAAGGCAGAAGCTACCACATTGCTATTCGCCAAACCAATCATCTTTTTCTATAGGCTGATGTATCCATTTATCTATATTTTAAATGGTGCAGCACGCATTATTTTGAAGATGTTCCGTATGAAACCTGCGAAAGAAAGTGAAGTCTTTCACTCTGAAGAAGAGTTAAAGCAATTAATTCGTGACAGTCACGAAGGTGGCGAGATTAATGAGAGTGAGCTTCATCATATTAACCAAGCTTTCAAATTTGATAATTTAGTCGCAAAAGATGTAATGATTGAAAAACCGTATGTAAAGACGCTTGATATTAACACACATTTTGAAGAAGCAATTCAAAAAATAAAAATAAATGCTTTTACAAGATATCCCGTAATGAAGAATAATGAAATAGTAGGATTTATTCATTCTAAATCATTGTTTAACGTGGAACAGCCTACTTCCCTAGAAGATTTTGTTAATCCAATTGTTAATATCAAAGTGGAAACACCATTGAAACATATTTTAGAACAAATGAAGAAGAAAAAAATTCATATCGCTGCAGTTTATGATGCTTCGGAATTCAAAGGTATTATTACATTAGAAAATATTCTTGAAGAAATAGTTGGCGATATTGAAGATGAGTATAATTAA
- a CDS encoding response regulator transcription factor LytR, which produces MKSIIVDDEPLARNELHYLLNQIRHFDKIDEAENVSETLELLLYDDYDVIFLDINLMDESGLDLANKIKKMKHAPFIVFATAHDTFAVKAFELDAIDYILKPFEQQRIAQAVHKVELAMGHTSEQDNDIDLTASISSESSHEDARARKVLPIEVDERIHIINLNDIIAFSVNNGITTINTTLGDFETSEPLSHYEKKIETEKFMRIHRATLINKAHIQTIEHWFNYTYQLTMTNQLKFQVSRSYMKTFKQMMGLS; this is translated from the coding sequence TTGAAATCAATAATTGTAGATGACGAACCTTTAGCACGTAATGAACTCCATTATTTACTAAATCAAATTCGTCACTTTGACAAAATTGATGAAGCTGAAAATGTTTCTGAGACATTAGAATTGTTACTTTACGATGATTACGATGTTATATTTCTTGATATTAATTTGATGGATGAAAGTGGCTTGGACCTTGCAAATAAAATAAAGAAAATGAAACACGCGCCTTTTATCGTTTTTGCGACAGCACATGATACATTTGCTGTTAAAGCTTTTGAATTAGATGCCATTGATTATATTCTTAAGCCCTTTGAACAACAACGTATTGCGCAGGCAGTTCATAAAGTGGAGCTTGCCATGGGTCACACTAGCGAACAAGATAATGATATTGATTTAACAGCTTCAATAAGTAGTGAAAGTAGTCATGAAGATGCTAGAGCAAGAAAAGTTTTACCTATAGAGGTAGATGAACGCATTCATATCATTAATTTAAATGATATTATTGCATTTTCGGTGAATAATGGCATTACTACCATCAATACAACACTTGGAGATTTTGAAACGTCAGAACCGTTGAGTCATTACGAGAAGAAAATTGAAACAGAAAAATTTATGCGTATTCATCGGGCGACTTTAATTAATAAAGCACATATACAAACAATTGAGCATTGGTTTAATTACACATATCAACTTACAATGACCAACCAATTAAAATTCCAAGTTAGCCGTTCGTATATGAAGACGTTTAAACAGATGATGGGATTATCTTGA
- the budA gene encoding acetolactate decarboxylase — translation MTNILYQHGTLGSLMAGLLQGTASIDDLLKHGDIGIATLTGSDGEVIIVDGKAYHANEHKEFVELKGDELSPYATVSKFTPDKTYSTSNKSSSEVYDEVKEKMLSENLFSAVKISGTFKKMHVRMMPGQEPPYTRLINSANRQPEQIEENIRGSIVGFFTPELFHGIGSAGFHVHFANDDRNFGGHVLDFEVSDVTVEIQNFETFEQHFAVNDEAFTNTEIDYKDIANEIREAE, via the coding sequence ATGACTAACATACTATATCAACACGGCACACTAGGTTCATTGATGGCAGGCCTTTTACAAGGTACTGCTTCAATCGATGATTTATTAAAACATGGAGACATTGGTATTGCTACTTTAACAGGGTCAGATGGTGAAGTAATCATCGTTGATGGTAAAGCTTATCATGCTAATGAACACAAAGAATTTGTTGAATTAAAAGGTGACGAACTATCTCCATATGCAACTGTATCAAAATTTACACCTGATAAAACATATAGCACGAGTAATAAATCTTCATCAGAAGTTTATGATGAAGTTAAAGAAAAAATGTTAAGCGAAAATTTATTCTCTGCCGTTAAAATTTCAGGTACATTTAAAAAAATGCATGTGCGTATGATGCCAGGACAAGAACCACCATATACAAGACTTATTAATTCAGCGAATAGACAGCCTGAACAAATAGAAGAAAATATTAGAGGCTCAATTGTAGGTTTCTTTACGCCAGAATTGTTCCATGGTATTGGTTCAGCAGGATTCCACGTACATTTTGCTAATGATGACCGTAATTTCGGTGGACATGTATTAGATTTTGAAGTATCTGATGTTACTGTGGAAATTCAGAACTTTGAAACGTTCGAACAACATTTTGCAGTTAATGATGAAGCATTTACAAATACTGAAATTGACTATAAAGATATTGCCAATGAAATCAGAGAGGCTGAATAA